The following proteins are co-located in the Polymorphospora rubra genome:
- a CDS encoding DUF1206 domain-containing protein, with protein sequence MTLTRDAEATASRARNSKALEALARAGFIGYGIVHLLFAWLALQIAFGRPADDGDQSGALRTLAQQPLGKFLVIAVCVGLAAMALWQALEAAVGHREDRGNERTVERVASAVRTVVYAYFAWTAYKVFSNANSSSADSQEVLTGKLMESTGGQWLVGLAGLVLAGVGVGLVVYGVIKRFEKHLHTGRMSARVRKLTQRLGIAGYSAKGAVYAVAGVLIVTAAVTYDPDKSRGLDGALHALREQPFGTVLLALMALGIAAFGVFCFVQAKYRKV encoded by the coding sequence ATGACGTTGACCCGCGATGCCGAAGCCACCGCCTCCAGAGCCAGGAACAGCAAGGCGCTGGAGGCCCTCGCCCGGGCCGGTTTCATCGGCTACGGGATCGTCCATCTTCTCTTCGCCTGGCTGGCCCTGCAGATCGCGTTCGGCCGCCCGGCCGACGACGGCGACCAGTCCGGGGCGCTGCGTACCCTGGCCCAGCAGCCGCTGGGCAAGTTCCTGGTGATCGCCGTCTGTGTCGGGCTCGCCGCGATGGCGCTCTGGCAGGCCCTGGAGGCGGCGGTCGGGCACCGCGAGGACCGCGGTAACGAGCGCACGGTCGAGCGGGTCGCCTCCGCGGTCCGCACGGTCGTCTACGCCTACTTCGCCTGGACCGCCTACAAGGTCTTCAGCAACGCCAACTCCTCCAGCGCCGACAGCCAGGAGGTGCTGACCGGCAAGCTGATGGAGTCGACCGGCGGCCAGTGGCTGGTCGGCCTCGCCGGGCTGGTGCTGGCCGGCGTCGGGGTGGGCCTAGTCGTCTACGGCGTCATCAAGCGCTTCGAGAAGCACCTGCACACCGGGCGGATGAGCGCCCGGGTCCGCAAGCTCACCCAGCGGCTCGGCATCGCCGGCTACTCGGCCAAGGGCGCCGTGTACGCGGTCGCCGGTGTGCTGATCGTCACCGCCGCGGTGACGTACGACCCGGACAAGTCGCGCGGCCTGGACGGCGCCCTGCACGCCCTGCGCGAGCAGCCGTTCGGCACCGTGCTGCTGGCCCTGATGGCGCTGGGGATCGCCGCGTTCGGGGTGTTCTGCTTCGTGCAGGCGAAGTACCGCAAGGTCTAG
- a CDS encoding GNAT family N-acetyltransferase produces MAFLIEDNPARRRFEILVDDSLAGTAHYRLAPGLVIFTHTEVDPAYQGKGVGSALARGALDQVRERGERVQAPCPFISSFIGSHPEYADLLAPESAPY; encoded by the coding sequence ATGGCGTTCCTGATCGAGGACAACCCGGCACGGCGACGGTTCGAGATCCTGGTCGACGACAGCCTCGCCGGCACCGCCCACTACCGGCTGGCACCCGGCCTGGTCATCTTCACCCACACCGAGGTCGACCCCGCCTACCAGGGCAAGGGGGTCGGAAGCGCGCTCGCCCGCGGCGCGCTGGACCAGGTACGCGAACGCGGCGAACGGGTCCAGGCCCCCTGCCCGTTCATCTCGTCGTTCATCGGATCCCACCCCGAGTACGCCGACCTGCTGGCCCCGGAGTCCGCGCCGTACTGA
- a CDS encoding PQQ-dependent sugar dehydrogenase, producing MAKPDRPGRSRTKLVLAGVAAVVLLAALGAVAVWRGWFADPSVDDAPRAGHGPVSTVASDLEAPWGLAFRPDGSALVTERDSRRIVSVTADGTVTEVARVDEAVPRGEGGLLGIAVSPDHATDGWIYVYYTARDDNRIARLRPGGPPEPIFTGIPKANTHNGGRIAFGPDGMLYATTGDAGDRGAAQDRDSLAGKILRLTPEGRPAPGNPFGDSPVWSYGHRNPQGLGWDSAGTLFAAEFGQNTYDELNRIEPGGNYGWPEAEGVSGDSRFIDPVATWATNDASPSGIAVVGDEVWVACLRGQRLYRLGTDGSGAETLLQGEHGRLRHVAAAPDGSMWVLTSNRDGRGRPRDGDDRILRLTP from the coding sequence GTGGCGAAGCCTGACCGTCCCGGCCGGAGCCGGACCAAACTCGTGCTCGCCGGCGTCGCGGCGGTCGTGCTGCTCGCCGCCCTCGGCGCCGTCGCGGTCTGGCGGGGATGGTTCGCCGACCCGTCGGTCGACGACGCGCCCCGCGCCGGGCACGGCCCGGTGTCGACGGTCGCGAGCGACCTCGAGGCGCCGTGGGGACTGGCGTTCCGGCCCGACGGCTCGGCCCTGGTGACCGAACGCGACAGTCGCCGGATCGTGTCGGTGACGGCCGACGGGACCGTGACCGAGGTGGCCCGCGTCGACGAGGCCGTACCGCGTGGCGAGGGCGGCCTGCTCGGCATCGCCGTCTCCCCCGACCATGCCACCGACGGCTGGATCTACGTCTACTACACGGCACGCGACGACAACCGGATCGCGCGGCTGCGCCCCGGCGGACCGCCCGAACCGATCTTCACCGGCATTCCGAAGGCCAACACGCACAACGGCGGCCGGATCGCGTTCGGGCCGGACGGCATGCTCTACGCCACCACCGGCGACGCCGGCGACCGCGGCGCGGCACAGGACCGGGACAGCCTGGCCGGCAAGATCCTGCGGCTGACGCCCGAGGGCCGACCCGCGCCGGGCAACCCGTTCGGCGACTCCCCCGTCTGGAGCTACGGCCACCGCAACCCGCAGGGGCTGGGCTGGGACTCCGCCGGCACACTGTTCGCCGCCGAGTTCGGCCAGAACACGTACGACGAACTCAACCGGATCGAGCCGGGCGGCAACTACGGCTGGCCGGAGGCCGAGGGCGTCTCCGGCGACAGCCGGTTCATCGACCCGGTCGCCACCTGGGCCACCAACGACGCGTCGCCGAGCGGCATCGCCGTGGTCGGCGACGAGGTGTGGGTCGCCTGCCTGCGCGGCCAGCGGCTCTACCGGCTGGGCACCGACGGTTCCGGCGCGGAGACCCTGCTGCAGGGCGAGCACGGCCGGCTGCGGCACGTGGCGGCCGCGCCGGACGGCTCGATGTGGGTGCTCACGTCCAACCGCGACGGTCGCGGCCGCCCCCGCGACGGCGACGACCGCATCCTCCGCCTGACCCCGTGA